One Coffea eugenioides isolate CCC68of chromosome 2, Ceug_1.0, whole genome shotgun sequence genomic window, CAGCTCAGGATCAGCACCTCTCTTCTAGTCTATCTTTTAATACTCAATCTCCTGTCTTCAGGTAAGCTATAGCTCACCATTGTGCATTTAGGCTATAGAGTACGGAGTAGAGACAAATTAAGATGAAGCTTTtacaagtccctcctttttggttaCACCAATTTCTAACCCCAAACTGATAATGCAAATTCTTGTTAATTGTCCTTTATAGGTAAGGTTGAAGGCTTCAGCAATGGCGTGAATCACATGTACTCAGCTGACAAGGTAGATATTGTGTTTGCTGGTTTTATTAATGTTGCCATTTTGAGGATCAGCCACCCATATATAGTGGTATGCGCTGTTTTTAGTCCTATTGCAAAGGATTGTGGTATCTCACATCCGTACGTGAGACCCTTTTGACGTCCTAATGAAATGGCAAGCATGACGGAGAGGGAAATTAATCAATAAGACATGGCATGAGAAAGAAAGGGTTGAGATTCTATCGGCACCTCAGAAATTAGAATTACCTGAGCAGTCCATATCTGCTAACTGATTCattttgctgcaatttttttttttttttttttgggggttaaATTCGTTGCAGGATGGAGTTGTGATCGGGAACAACAGAAAGGTTCAGGTCCTGGATGTAGCGTTGGATTATGACTATGCAGGGCCTAATCCTAAGCATGACCCAAGAGGGAAGAAACCAGGCGGAGGTGGCAACAAAAATCCTTGAGTTTCCTACATATCTGGTATCTCCTGCATGTCTTGCTTGAAGAGACGGCACCCAATTCCACGGGGATTTTTGTCCGGTTAATTAATGTGAGTTTGCAACAGCTTGGTGTAGGCATGTCACGGGAATGCCACACCTGCATAATAATGCTTGTGTTCTGTGTTAAATACTTATATTATGTTCCGTTTTATATAGTAAGAATAAACAAGGGTTCTTTTTCTTTATGGAATTTACCGAAGGGGTATTGGTCTAGTGTCTTAAGGTCAAGGTTTTGGGTTTAACTTCTCTTTTTCCCTATGCGCTCCTTAAATTTCACCTCTttctctttatatatatatatatatatatataaagggtTTTTGTTCTCTATAACAAACATTCTGCTTAaggaataaaaggaaatttgaaGGCATCAAACCATGTAGAGTTCGTTTGTTCATCTTATAAAGGGTGCGATTATGCGGAGAAATCACAGTGCAGGCGTGAAAAAGGATGACAAAATACTGCGTGCTACATTgggattacaaaacaaaaattcttaaatcaaACAGAAAAGATAATAGTTTAACTGATATTGCtgaaatgttttaaaaaaatattccggttgtgtttggattgcattttctaggattttttgtagaaaaattactgtaacgatttgatatatgtgaggaaaaaaggtaatagagaaatgtgatcacgaaaaatGACGCAATTTTTCGGTAGAAAATAGCTGTCCAAACAAGGCTGCCTCGAAGATGGATACACGTATAAGATATCTCTTGTTTTATGACTTGTTGAAATGAGCGGATCATGTTTGGGAATGCAATCCTGTAAACTTATCCAAAAAAAGAGAGCTAAACAATTAATCACCATATAAGCCAAAAGGACTCATATGTCATATGCGTCTGAAAAATAACGTTGGAACAATTACGGATGCCCTAATTGTGGTTACTTTCATGTTCTAACTGTTGAGGCTAAGGTTAATTAATAATTGGGTGGTGAGATGGGTATTATAAATTTTAAGCTGATGAACTTTactttgcttaaaaaaaaagtcacttTTTAATTTCAGGAGAGGCTTGAAGAAAAAAACCTCCAGAAAGTGTTGCAGAATTTTTTGAAGTTAATGCATTTTTATCTGACATTGATAATTTATTTCTCACACTCCCAAAATGAAAatacaaaaagaagaaaatcttTTCCGGGCATTATCAGTTAGttaacttgatcaaaattatcaaatatttAAAACGGTAACGTAACAAGAAAATTTCCCGTGAATTAAGCACATTCTTATGTTCATGAccgtttggatttttttttttgagtttttgtagaaaaatatactataacgatttgatgtatgtgaaataaaaaaattaattaaaaaatatatttatgaaaaAACGTGCTTTCCAAATTGAAAGCCTTGTTACCTCTATAAATCTTTGTTCATTAATCTAATGATGGGAAAGATACAACAGAGTCTTTATAATTTTTTGTATGGAATTGTATTATATACAATGTAGAAATATCTTATCCAAGctcaaattattattttttttttggaaatgtCAAATTCAGATTATATAGTGCTACGTAAATTTTGGTGTTCTCCTtccaattttcagttttatgccTAAGTTATTCTGCTGTATTAAACTTTGATCGCTATTCTACGTTCCCGAATAGATTGATCCCTTTTATCTTTTCACATCTTTGTtggtacaaaaaaaaaaaaaaaaggtgagtagtattttttgttttattcttttgGCAAGAcggaaaataagaaaagaggAAGCAGGGGGGAAGGAAAAAGAGTTTAAACAGTTGAGTACGTGGGTCCACCCCCCGGCATCAGGCGATAGttgatttattttaaaaataaaaaaaaaaaggctggtTTGGACAGCAGCAGCCAATAATAATTCCCCATTACAAATTTAAGAATATTTAAAAGGAAATAATTAAGGCGCCCCCCAACCCCAGAATATATTAAAAGATTTGCATAATTCAACTGCAGCTTGACATCCGCGCCCTTcccctcttttttctctttctctctcttagGGTTTCACAGCGCCGCTTTTGTTTCATTATCATCGACTGAACGAAGTGTGGTTCTCTCACACCCACACTCTCTCTGTCATTTCAACGATTCACGCCTTGAGGTAAATTTCTTCACCTTCTTGCTAATTTCTCAATGGATTTACTTCTTTTTCTCGGATTTTAAGTACCTTTTCTTAAGCCAACTCAATGCTCGATCtctgtttttttccctctttttaaATGCTTTATAAGTTTTGccttttattttaattactgTTGTATTCTGGAAATCCCAATCTGCGCCAgtctgttttcatttttcttttgttaattgttatatctGTGTACGCTGAAGCAACTTCCATTTTGCTTTCAGCTAATTGGTTAAACTGTCGACTTTTGTTAGATCGGTTGGCTTTTATTTGTATGTAAATCACGAGTTAAGGTCTTAGAGTTCACTTGGATATTTTTTGACTTAGGCGGGATTCGGGGAATTAGTCTATAGGCTTCAGCTTTGCAATTGATGGAATCGATTTTGTTCCTGTTGCTGATTAGTTTCACCGCCGGCTTGATTTTGACTTAGCTTCAGGATCAGTAGAATTAGTTTGACTTTACTCTCTCTTAAGCTCGTCCTGATGTTTGAATTTGATGTGTTTATGTATCTAATGCCTTGGAAGATCAATGCGTTAGCTTTGTTATTATGCTTCTGTCTCTTTGTGGGTATTCAATATCTAGATTGAGTGTAGAGCCAACCTGTTTGGTTACGTTAATGATTTGTCCTACTTATTCCAGTTGGTTGGGTATTAGCTTTGCCCTGGGCTTTTACATTTCTTGTCTGGGCTGATCAGTTTGATCTAGGAGACATTGTTACGAGCTGCATGATTTTCACCTGATAGTTTTGTGGAAGGTAAGTTCATCTTTATATTTTGTTAAACTCTTAAGGTGGTGCCGGTATCCCGGGAATATGATATGTAAGTCCACGGTTATGTGTGTCCTTTTGCCtctattttttgctttttcatttttttgtgaTGCATCAGCTATGTTTTCTTACAACCTCTTCCTGATATTCCCATTTCCTGCTCGGAGCTCGTTGCAGTATCATGTCTGCCCAAGTATTTGCATGGTCTTCTTTTGTGCTGTTAGTGTTGTATTTAACCTTTTCGCATTGGGGTTGCATATCAATTAGATCATCCGCAATGTTCATTGTGAATGTCTAATAAATGAAGTTTATAATTGTCTGCAGAGGTAATATGGCAATGGAAGTTACCCAAGTCCTCCTAAATGCACAATCAGTGGATTCAACTGTTCGTAAACATGCAGAAGAGTCGTTGAGGCAGTTTCAGGAGCAAAATCTTTCTGTGTTCTTATTGTCTCTTTCTGGAGAACTTGCTGGTGAGGACAAACCAGTTGATAGCCGTAAACTAGCTGGTTTGATCCTTAAAAATGCTTTGGATGCTAAGGAGCAACATAGGAAATATGAGCTTGTCCAAAGATGGTTAGCACTAGATATGGGTGTGAAAACTCAGATAAAAGCATGCTTATTACAGACGCTTTCCTCGCCCGTGCATGATGCTCACTCTACGGCTTCACAGGTCATCGCAAAAGTTGCAGCCATTGAGTTGCCTCAGAAACAGTGGCCTGAATTGATAGGTTCACTTCTGTCAAACATTCACCAGGTCCCCGCTCATGTGAAGCAAGCCACCTTGGAAACTCTCGGGTATTTGTGCGAAGAAGTTTCTCCGGATGTGGTAGACCAAGATCAAGTGAATAAAATACTGACAGCTGTTGTCCAAGGTATGAATGCAAATGAGGTGAATAATGATGTCAGGCTTGCAGCTACCAGAGCATTGTATAATGCTCTTGGATTTTCTCACGCAAACTTTTCCAATGATATGGAGCGTGATTATATCATGAGAGTTGTGTGTGAGGCTACTTTGTGTCCTGATGTCAAAATCCGACAGGCTGCTTTTGAATGTCTGGTCTCGATTGCCTCTACATACTACGAGAAGTTAGCTCCATACATCCAGGATATTTTCAATATCACGGCCAAGGCTGTCAGGGAAGATGAGGAGCCCGTTGCTCTACAAGCTATTGAACTCTGGAGCTCAATATGTGACGAGGAGATAGATATTTTGGAAGAATATGGGGGTGATTTTACTGCAGACTCAGATGTCCCATGCTATTATTTCATCAAGCAGGCTCTCCCTGCTCTTGTACCTATGCTGTTAGAGACACTTTTAAAGCAAGAAGAAGATCAGGATCTGGATGAGGGTGCTTGGAATCTTGCTATGGCTGGTGGTACGTGCCTTGGTTTGGTTGCTCGCACTGTTGGTGATGATATTGTCCCGCTAGTCATGCCATTTATAGAAGAAAACATAACAAAGCCAGATTGGAGACAGAGAGAGGCTGCCACATATGCCTTTGGTTCCATACTGGAGGGTCCATCGCCTGATAAGTTGACCTCCATCGTCAATGTTGCTCTAAATTTCATGCTTACTGCACTCACAAATGACCCTAATAGTCATGTTAAGGATACGACGGCATGGACACTTGGTAGAATATTTGAATTTCTTCATGGTTCAACTGTAGAGACTCCCATTATTACCCCTGCAAATTGTCAACAGATTGTCACGGTTCTGCTTCAGAGCATGAATGATGCTCCCAATGTCGCTGAGAAGGCCTGTGGTGCTCTCTATTTCCTTGTGCAGGGTTATGAGGATATTGGGTCCACATCTCCAATAACTCCTTTTTTCCAGGAAATTGTTAAATCCCTCCTTCATGTCACTGACAGGGAAGATGCTGGGGAGTCACGACTGAGGACTGCTGCTTATGAGACACTGAACGAAGTGGTGAGGTGTTCCACGGACGAGACAGCTTCAATGGTGTTGCAGTTAGTTCCTATCATTATGACGAAGCTTCACCAAACCCTGGAAGCAGAGAAGCTTTCTTCTGACGGGAGAGAGAAGCAGAACGAGTTACAGGGCCTACTTTGTGGGTGCTTACAGGTCATTACTCAGAAACTTGGTGCATCTGAGCCAGCAAAGTATGCGTTCATGCAGTTTGCAGATCAGATAATGAATCTCTTCCTTCGGGTGTTTGCTTGTAGAAGTGCAACTGTGCATGAGGAAGCTATGCTTGCCATTGGAGCTGTTGCCCATGCAACTGGCCCAGATTTTGCAAAGTACATGCCTGAGCTTTACAAATATTTGGAAATGGGTCTTCAAAATTTTGAGGAGTATCAGGTCTGTGCTGTCACTGTCGGTGTTGTGGGTGATATATGCAGGGCGTTGGATGACAAAGTACTGCCTTATTGTGATGGAATAATGACCCAGCTTCTGAAAGACCTTTCGAGCAATCAGTTACACCGATCTGTGAAACCTCCTATCTTTTCATGCTTTGGTGACATAGCTCTGGCTATAGGAGAGAATTTTGAAAAGTACTTGATGTATGCCATGCCTATGCTCCAGAGCGCAGCCGAATTGTCTGCCCACACATCAGGCGCTGATGACGAAATGATTGAGTATACCAATCTGTTGAGGAATGGAATCTTAGAGGCATACTCAGGGATATTTCAGGGATTTAAGAACTCTCCTAAAACTCAGCTGTTGATTCCTTATGCACCTCACATATTGCAATTTCTGGATAGCATTTACATGGAAAAAGACATGTTAGTGTTCTCTACATCACCATTTTTGAGTTGATATTATATTTGGATGTCCTTAAATTTTGGATCTTTCTAAATGTCTCACTTATTTTATTACAGGGATGATGTTGTGATGAAAACTGCTATTGGGGTGCTGGGAGATTTGGCAGATACATTGGGAAGTAATGCTGGTTCTTTGATTCAGCAATCTCTCTCATGCAAGGACTTTTTAAATGAGTGTTTGTCCTCAGATGACCATTTGATTAAAGAATCAGCTGAGTGGGCCAAGATGGCCATCACTCGTGCCATATCTGTTTGAGGCTCCAACCCCTGGTGTATATGATTTTTTTCCGTCTTAGAAGTCCCTGCATGCATATGGTTGTGTTGAGTCGGGGTCCATGATTGCATTCAACATGTTGGGTCATTGGCATCTACTGATAAAAGGAGTAACTGATCTTCAAGTTGTCACTAACTCATGCATCAGCACCAAAGGGTTGGGTTGTTTCATTTTGCCATGGAAGGAGTGTCGGAAAGTGCCTCTCAGAATTTGCTGGAGGAGTAACTGATCTTCAAGTTGTCACTAACTCATGCATCAGCACCATAGGGTCAGGTCGTTTCGTTTTGTCATGGAAGGAGTGTCTGAAAGTGCTCTCAGAATTTGCTGGAGGAGTAACTGATCTTCAAGTTGTCACTAACTTGTGCATCAGCACCATAGGGTCCGGTCGTTTCGTTTTGCCATGGAAGGAGTGTCGGAAAGTGCTTCTCAGAATTTGCTGGAGGAGTAACTGATCTTCAAGTTGTCACTAACTCATGCATCAGCACCATAGGGTcgggttcttttattttgccatCGGAGGAGTGTCTGAAAACGCTTCTCAGACTGGCTGAAGGTCCACCCAAAGAAGTATAACGTTGTTTTTGCTGGAGATTGGGATTGGATAGAGATGTTGTTGCCATGAGATGCGGAATGGTCATTTCACGTTGGCTGGTTATCGAGTATTCATTGGTCTATTTcgtgtttttttttcccctcataTTCAGAATGCATGccatccctttttttttttttaaaaaaattcgaCAAGATATGGGGACAGGGTTAATTCTGTCTCTGTGTCAGTGAATATTAAGTGTTTCGTCATGTTGCATCATCAAATTAGTAGCTAGTATTACATTAAAGAGTCCAAAATTCCATGCATCCATGAAATCACGGTGCTTCTCTATTTTTGTCAAGGGTTTTAGAGTACGTAATTTGTATGTATTAAGGGGAAATAGCCAAAATTttcactaaactattaaaatgaCTTGAGTTGGTCgctgtttttgttttcttttgtcaaaaagTCACTGAACTTTCCTAAAATGAATCTTTAGGATCACTTTCTATTGAATTAATTGGAATTTGAAGTTCTGAGGAAGAAGATTTAAGCTCTTCAACGTTTAAAGTTGAATAATCGATCATAGCTAAAATTCCAGGAATCAATTGATCCCGAAGTGAATTGCAGAGGCACTGTACTGTGTACATGGCAAAGCCCGAAATTCAATGGGCAAATTACATAAGAAACACGCCATTTATGAGGACTGCGACCTACCAGGGAGCATTAGCACAAGTCGAAGCAAACATGCACCGATGCGTTCTTCCCTTCCCCGGCCCCATCTTGCAGGAGGGAAACAGAACGGGCATACCGGGAGGTCAAGCTCAAGCAGCAAAACTTCAGCGCAGAGAACAAGCAAATCATGAAACAAACTAACAAACCAAGGCTTTAAGACGTGCTTAGTTATTGCATTGTATAATGCTGATGAATTGTCAACTTCTCCCCTCCACCTCCGCCATCACTcccttcttcctcctccttcttGACCATTGTCCCTTCCTCGTCACCGCTCCCCTCCCATCCCCTCCTTCCCCCACGACCAGATCTAGTCAGTGTACAATAGTGGCGGTAGGTGGTGGATGCGGAGGAGGATGCggaggaggaagaaggagaggatgatgatgttactgatttttttttttaattaattgcaCTTGGCTTCTACGAAGTTTGGCCAAGATATAGATTAACCCCCAAAGATTggtcttttttgttttcaaaaaaatttgtgTCAATCATAATGGGGCATTTTTATGCTTGAAAATCTACAACagtagttcaaattttttttttttttggttttgccTTGTTCTAGGTTGGTTTACttggtaaattggtcaaaatgatCCAAAGGCTCATTTTAAAGAGTCGAGAAAgctttttgattaaaaaaaaaattatgatcaATTCGTACCATTTTGAATAATTTAGTGACCATTTTGGTCATTTAATCTATGTATAATGGTGGTGTTTAAATTCTCTTTTTCTCAAGAATATTCCCTAATACTGCAAATTGGGTCAATCCTAGAATTAGGACTACATATCCACTCTTGACAAAGGCTAAGGCTTGGCATCGTcgccaagttttttttttttttgtgtgttgaGAAATTCAACAATGTTTTGCTCAGAGATGGTGCGCGTATCAGCTCTAATCACC contains:
- the LOC113762795 gene encoding uncharacterized protein LOC113762795 — protein: MQLRISTSLLVYLLILNLLSSGKVEGFSNGVNHMYSADKDGVVIGNNRKVQVLDVALDYDYAGPNPKHDPRGKKPGGGGNKNP
- the LOC113763075 gene encoding importin subunit beta-1, with translation MAMEVTQVLLNAQSVDSTVRKHAEESLRQFQEQNLSVFLLSLSGELAGEDKPVDSRKLAGLILKNALDAKEQHRKYELVQRWLALDMGVKTQIKACLLQTLSSPVHDAHSTASQVIAKVAAIELPQKQWPELIGSLLSNIHQVPAHVKQATLETLGYLCEEVSPDVVDQDQVNKILTAVVQGMNANEVNNDVRLAATRALYNALGFSHANFSNDMERDYIMRVVCEATLCPDVKIRQAAFECLVSIASTYYEKLAPYIQDIFNITAKAVREDEEPVALQAIELWSSICDEEIDILEEYGGDFTADSDVPCYYFIKQALPALVPMLLETLLKQEEDQDLDEGAWNLAMAGGTCLGLVARTVGDDIVPLVMPFIEENITKPDWRQREAATYAFGSILEGPSPDKLTSIVNVALNFMLTALTNDPNSHVKDTTAWTLGRIFEFLHGSTVETPIITPANCQQIVTVLLQSMNDAPNVAEKACGALYFLVQGYEDIGSTSPITPFFQEIVKSLLHVTDREDAGESRLRTAAYETLNEVVRCSTDETASMVLQLVPIIMTKLHQTLEAEKLSSDGREKQNELQGLLCGCLQVITQKLGASEPAKYAFMQFADQIMNLFLRVFACRSATVHEEAMLAIGAVAHATGPDFAKYMPELYKYLEMGLQNFEEYQVCAVTVGVVGDICRALDDKVLPYCDGIMTQLLKDLSSNQLHRSVKPPIFSCFGDIALAIGENFEKYLMYAMPMLQSAAELSAHTSGADDEMIEYTNLLRNGILEAYSGIFQGFKNSPKTQLLIPYAPHILQFLDSIYMEKDMDDVVMKTAIGVLGDLADTLGSNAGSLIQQSLSCKDFLNECLSSDDHLIKESAEWAKMAITRAISV